A single region of the Solwaraspora sp. WMMD406 genome encodes:
- the secD gene encoding protein translocase subunit SecD — protein sequence MAPPQGQMRPGRQLAALGLIFAVLYLMVFFAGASGSWQERLEPKLGLDLIGGTRVTLEATTEDGSAPPAASLDRARGIIENRVNSLGVSEAEVVTEGDRNIVVSLPGQNRDLTEIGNAAELRFRKVIRATDGGEPIQPQASPTPGEGTELPAPDASPGASPDPETSPEAEVEASPGAETSPDAGGEGGMAQPDPSPTATDPSPSPGAETSPSPTPAPDAGDTGPVDVADVQAKVGEAAWAAATGLQAPADFSADPSLAETLRPFGELTPAEIRALPATVQYNVPYVTCDKLLLRQAGSIRDESQQVVACEGLVKYFLDEAKVVGTDVSDAAGVLDQTTSQWVVSLNFTGSGQRAWTELTREAFNNTDQECEASALGQDGKCRVAVVLDNEVISSPEIQGVLTGDSQITGDFNGTTANELASNLRFGALPLTFEPQEAQSISATLGTEHLRAGLLAAGIGMLLVAVYSFFYYRMLGIVIFLSLILSALLVFGAMVVLGRQIGFTLTLAGIAGLIVSLGVAADSFVLYFERLKDEIREGRSPRSAVPRAWLRARRTIISANAITLMAAIVLYIVSVGTVKGFAFALGLATILDLVVVFLFRHPIMSMLARTKAFLSPRVSGLGRAVKTDDETTTPVRNPRVKEA from the coding sequence GTGGCACCACCTCAGGGACAGATGCGTCCCGGCCGGCAACTCGCCGCACTCGGACTCATCTTCGCCGTCCTATACCTCATGGTGTTCTTCGCCGGAGCGAGTGGTAGCTGGCAGGAACGGCTGGAGCCGAAGCTCGGCCTGGACCTGATCGGCGGCACCCGGGTCACCCTGGAGGCGACCACCGAGGACGGCAGCGCGCCGCCGGCCGCCTCGCTCGACCGCGCTCGCGGCATCATCGAGAACCGGGTCAACAGCCTCGGCGTCTCCGAGGCAGAGGTGGTGACCGAGGGCGACCGCAACATCGTCGTGTCGCTGCCGGGCCAGAACCGTGACCTCACCGAGATCGGCAACGCGGCGGAGCTGCGGTTCCGCAAGGTCATCCGGGCGACCGACGGTGGCGAGCCGATCCAGCCGCAGGCCAGCCCCACCCCCGGCGAGGGCACCGAGTTACCAGCCCCCGACGCCTCGCCCGGTGCGTCACCGGACCCGGAGACCTCCCCGGAGGCCGAGGTCGAGGCCAGCCCGGGCGCCGAAACGAGCCCGGACGCGGGCGGCGAGGGCGGCATGGCCCAGCCGGATCCCAGCCCGACCGCCACCGACCCCAGCCCCAGCCCTGGCGCCGAGACCAGCCCGTCCCCGACGCCGGCTCCCGACGCCGGTGACACCGGCCCGGTCGACGTCGCCGACGTCCAGGCCAAGGTCGGCGAGGCGGCGTGGGCGGCGGCCACCGGCCTGCAGGCCCCGGCCGACTTCAGCGCCGACCCGTCGCTGGCCGAGACGCTGCGGCCGTTCGGCGAGTTGACCCCTGCGGAGATCCGCGCGTTGCCGGCCACCGTCCAGTACAACGTCCCGTACGTCACCTGCGACAAGTTGTTGCTGCGCCAGGCCGGCTCGATCCGCGACGAGTCGCAGCAGGTCGTCGCCTGCGAGGGACTGGTCAAGTACTTCCTCGACGAGGCCAAGGTCGTCGGCACCGACGTCAGCGACGCCGCCGGCGTGCTCGACCAGACCACCAGCCAGTGGGTGGTCAGCCTCAACTTCACCGGCTCCGGCCAGCGGGCCTGGACCGAGCTGACCCGCGAGGCGTTCAACAACACCGACCAGGAGTGCGAGGCCAGCGCCCTCGGCCAGGACGGCAAGTGCCGCGTCGCGGTGGTCCTCGACAACGAGGTCATCTCCTCGCCGGAGATCCAGGGCGTGCTCACCGGCGACTCGCAGATCACCGGCGACTTCAACGGCACCACCGCCAACGAACTGGCCAGCAACCTGCGCTTCGGTGCCCTGCCGCTGACGTTCGAGCCGCAGGAGGCGCAGAGCATCTCCGCCACCCTCGGCACCGAGCACCTGCGGGCCGGTCTGCTGGCGGCTGGGATCGGCATGCTGCTGGTCGCGGTCTACTCGTTCTTCTACTACCGAATGCTCGGCATCGTGATCTTCCTCAGCCTCATCCTGTCGGCGCTGCTGGTGTTCGGCGCGATGGTGGTGCTCGGCCGGCAGATCGGCTTCACCCTGACCCTGGCCGGGATCGCCGGTCTGATCGTCTCGCTCGGCGTCGCTGCCGACTCGTTCGTGCTCTACTTCGAACGACTGAAAGACGAGATCCGAGAAGGTCGAAGTCCGCGCAGCGCGGTGCCACGGGCCTGGCTGCGGGCCCGGCGGACCATCATCTCCGCCAACGCGATCACCCTGATGGCGGCGATCGTGCTCTACATCGTCTCGGTCGGCACCGTGAAGGGCTTCGCCTTCGCGCTCGGCCTGGCGACCATCCTCGACCTCGTCGTGGTCTTCCTCTTCCGGCATCCGATCATGTCGATGCTGGCCCGCACCAAGGCCTTCCTCTCGCCTCGGGTGAGCGGCCTGGGCAGGGCGGTCAAGACCGACGACGAGACCACCACCCCGGTCCGTAACCCACGCGTCAAGGAGGCCTGA
- the yajC gene encoding preprotein translocase subunit YajC, protein MHLAVESGGGGASFMPILMIGLLFGVMYFMMIRPQQKRRREAEQMQSSIGPGDEVVTIGGLYGTVASVDDETVMLEVAPGVHERYARPAIARVVTKTASMDSSPADSTAPDEVPSKD, encoded by the coding sequence GTGCATTTGGCAGTAGAGAGCGGCGGCGGTGGCGCCAGCTTCATGCCCATCCTGATGATCGGTCTGCTCTTCGGCGTCATGTACTTCATGATGATCCGGCCGCAGCAGAAGCGGCGTCGGGAGGCCGAGCAGATGCAGTCGTCGATCGGCCCGGGCGACGAGGTGGTCACCATCGGTGGCCTGTACGGCACGGTCGCCAGCGTCGACGACGAGACGGTGATGCTCGAGGTCGCACCCGGTGTGCACGAGCGGTACGCCCGTCCGGCGATCGCCCGGGTCGTCACCAAGACCGCGTCGATGGACAGCTCCCCGGCGGACTCGACCGCGCCGGACGAGGTGCCGAGCAAAGACTGA
- the ruvA gene encoding Holliday junction branch migration protein RuvA, with protein MIASLSGTVVAVAPDSAVIEVGGVGLSVHCAPGTLANLRPGSPARLATSLVVREDSLTLYGFADDDAKQLFELLQTASGVGPRLAQAVLAVLTPDAVRTAIANADTATLTRVPGIGKKGAERLVLELRDRVGPVAVGTDGAAGVTGGAWPEQVRQALVGLGWTAGQADQAVAAVAESLDGPPPPVPVLLKQAIRLLGRTR; from the coding sequence ATGATCGCCAGCCTGAGCGGAACCGTGGTGGCTGTCGCGCCGGACAGCGCGGTGATCGAGGTCGGGGGAGTGGGCCTGTCCGTCCACTGTGCCCCCGGCACCCTGGCCAATCTTCGGCCGGGCAGCCCGGCCAGGCTGGCGACCAGCCTGGTGGTCCGGGAAGACTCGCTCACCCTGTACGGCTTCGCCGACGACGACGCCAAGCAGCTGTTCGAACTGTTGCAGACCGCCAGTGGGGTCGGTCCCCGGCTGGCGCAGGCGGTGCTGGCGGTGCTCACCCCGGACGCCGTCCGCACGGCGATCGCCAACGCCGACACGGCGACGCTGACCCGCGTTCCCGGCATCGGCAAGAAGGGTGCCGAGCGGCTGGTGCTGGAGCTGCGGGACCGCGTCGGCCCGGTTGCGGTCGGCACCGACGGCGCAGCCGGGGTGACCGGCGGGGCCTGGCCCGAGCAGGTACGGCAGGCGCTGGTCGGGCTGGGCTGGACCGCCGGGCAGGCCGATCAGGCGGTGGCGGCGGTCGCCGAGTCGCTCGACGGCCCACCGCCACCGGTGCCGGTGCTGCTCAAGCAGGCGATCCGGCTCCTGGGTAGGACCCGGTGA
- the ruvC gene encoding crossover junction endodeoxyribonuclease RuvC gives MLVLGVDPGLTRCGVGVVEGTPGRPCRLVAYHVVQTDPGDELPARLLRLDQRLTELVAEHRPDSVAVERVFSQHNVRTVMGTAQASAVAVLAGARAGLPVRTYTPSEVKAAVTGSGQADKAQVTAMVTRLLRLAQPPKPADAADALALAICHVWRGGTHDRLAAATRAARTGDPR, from the coding sequence GTGCTGGTGCTCGGAGTCGACCCGGGGTTGACCCGGTGCGGGGTCGGTGTGGTCGAGGGGACGCCGGGCCGGCCGTGCCGGCTCGTGGCCTACCACGTGGTGCAGACCGACCCGGGCGACGAGTTGCCGGCCCGGCTGCTGCGGCTCGACCAGCGGTTGACCGAGCTGGTCGCCGAGCACCGGCCGGACAGCGTCGCGGTCGAGCGGGTGTTCAGCCAGCACAACGTACGGACCGTGATGGGCACCGCGCAGGCCAGCGCGGTCGCGGTGCTGGCCGGCGCGCGGGCCGGTCTGCCGGTGCGCACCTACACTCCCAGCGAGGTCAAGGCGGCGGTGACCGGCTCCGGCCAGGCCGACAAGGCCCAGGTGACCGCGATGGTGACCCGGCTGCTGCGGCTGGCCCAACCGCCCAAACCGGCCGACGCCGCCGACGCCCTGGCCCTGGCCATCTGCCACGTCTGGCGGGGTGGTACCCACGATCGGCTGGCCGCCGCGACGCGCGCGGCCCGGACAGGAGACCCGCGATGA
- a CDS encoding DUF4352 domain-containing protein, which produces MVNRKLIAAVARIAVLGLLGLIATGCSSTEETPSSSVAETAAPSQAGDPGDGADAGGDTGIAADSLPFTEELNGRRLTVESFGTSTPASPLWEVGEGNEVLYLQVKIENVDADPWESNVVQFFLFDESDETYGPSFYDAEVGDAPDAVTLAPGEAVEGYVPFEVPAGTTGLRLEYAVDLSQNAVIDVQLN; this is translated from the coding sequence ATGGTCAACAGGAAACTCATTGCCGCAGTTGCCCGGATCGCCGTGCTTGGCCTCCTCGGGCTGATCGCCACAGGGTGTTCATCGACGGAGGAGACGCCGTCGTCGAGTGTCGCGGAGACCGCGGCGCCATCGCAGGCCGGCGATCCGGGCGACGGTGCGGACGCTGGCGGTGACACCGGCATCGCAGCGGATTCACTACCGTTCACGGAGGAACTCAACGGCCGCAGGCTCACCGTCGAATCGTTCGGTACCTCCACACCCGCCTCCCCGTTGTGGGAAGTCGGTGAGGGCAACGAGGTGCTGTACCTCCAGGTGAAGATCGAGAACGTCGACGCCGATCCCTGGGAGTCGAACGTCGTACAGTTCTTCCTCTTCGACGAGTCGGACGAGACCTACGGACCGTCCTTCTACGACGCCGAGGTCGGGGACGCCCCGGACGCGGTCACCCTCGCCCCCGGTGAGGCGGTCGAGGGGTACGTCCCGTTCGAGGTCCCGGCTGGTACGACCGGCCTGCGCCTGGAATACGCGGTCGACCTGAGCCAGAACGCAGTCATCGACGTGCAGCTGAACTGA
- a CDS encoding helix-turn-helix transcriptional regulator, translating to MSASEYLLEDLRRIRDLLGLTQESWGERIHFSASHVGAVERGERPALPDYLGAVDRAYGTAFMKFYREFIRGEWTPVWYRPFVEYESRARLLRIFQPMMMPGLLQTEAYARALLQALNTKPEDLEPTLAARLDRQEIVTRATNACRLVVVLDEMVLRRSVGGPEVMRDQLKAIADANQRQNVQVHIVPFATGGYPGMLGPMVLATVDGRTVGFLEGHQEGRLVEATDATEALEEDWEAIRGYALNARQSEEMIMEATETWS from the coding sequence ATGTCTGCGAGCGAATATCTGCTAGAGGACCTACGCCGCATCCGCGATCTACTGGGACTGACCCAGGAGTCCTGGGGCGAGCGCATCCACTTCTCGGCGTCGCATGTCGGCGCGGTGGAGCGCGGCGAACGTCCGGCACTCCCGGACTACCTCGGGGCGGTGGACCGGGCGTACGGGACCGCGTTCATGAAGTTCTATCGTGAATTCATCCGTGGCGAGTGGACCCCGGTGTGGTATCGCCCGTTCGTCGAGTACGAGAGCCGGGCGAGGCTACTGCGGATCTTCCAGCCGATGATGATGCCCGGCCTGCTGCAAACTGAGGCATACGCTCGCGCTCTGTTGCAGGCGCTCAACACCAAGCCGGAGGATCTTGAGCCGACCCTGGCCGCCCGACTGGACCGCCAGGAAATCGTCACTCGCGCCACCAACGCCTGCCGGCTGGTGGTGGTGCTCGATGAAATGGTGTTGCGCCGATCGGTGGGTGGGCCGGAGGTGATGCGCGACCAGCTCAAGGCGATCGCCGACGCCAACCAGCGACAGAACGTGCAGGTGCACATCGTGCCGTTCGCCACCGGGGGTTACCCCGGGATGCTCGGGCCGATGGTGCTGGCGACCGTCGACGGCCGGACGGTCGGCTTCCTCGAAGGCCACCAGGAAGGGCGGTTGGTTGAGGCCACGGATGCCACCGAGGCGCTGGAAGAGGATTGGGAAGCAATCCGGGGGTACGCTCTGAACGCACGGCAGTCCGAGGAGATGATCATGGAGGCGACCGAGACATGGAGCTGA
- a CDS encoding DUF397 domain-containing protein translates to MELTEARWRKSTRSDSGNCVEVADNLPGHVYVRDTKNRDGGTLAFAPSSWSSFVEMTKVRG, encoded by the coding sequence ATGGAGCTGACCGAGGCGCGTTGGCGCAAGAGCACCAGGTCCGACAGCGGTAACTGTGTCGAGGTTGCCGACAACCTGCCCGGCCACGTCTACGTCCGGGACACCAAGAACCGCGACGGCGGTACGTTGGCGTTCGCCCCGTCGTCGTGGTCAAGCTTCGTTGAGATGACCAAGGTACGCGGCTGA